The Oscillatoria salina IIICB1 genome has a segment encoding these proteins:
- a CDS encoding GNAT family N-acetyltransferase, translated as MIRLSTPDDAIALITLAEKTGLFDMSQLQQLDEMLADYFDDNSNGSRFWITDNDDEPVGVAYCEIEPMTNQTWNLQLIAIRPDRQRQGRGTLLLGYIEQILTARGGRVLLVETSGLPEFERTRAFYRKCGYNEEARIRDFYETGDDKIVYRKVLTA; from the coding sequence ATGATTCGACTGAGTACACCTGATGATGCGATCGCACTAATTACTTTAGCTGAAAAGACTGGACTATTTGATATGAGCCAACTTCAGCAACTTGATGAAATGCTGGCTGATTACTTCGATGATAACAGTAATGGATCTCGCTTTTGGATTACTGACAACGACGACGAACCAGTGGGAGTCGCCTACTGCGAGATCGAACCAATGACTAATCAGACGTGGAATCTACAATTGATCGCTATCCGACCCGACCGACAGAGACAAGGACGCGGTACCCTACTCCTAGGCTACATTGAACAAATTTTAACAGCACGAGGTGGGCGCGTGTTGCTGGTAGAAACGTCGGGGCTGCCAGAATTTGAGCGCACGCGGGCGTTCTATCGCAAGTGCGGTTACAACGAGGAAGCACGAATTCGCGACTTCTATGAAACGGGTGATGACAAAATTGTTTATCGCAAGGTGCTAACCGCTTAA
- a CDS encoding DUF2811 domain-containing protein, giving the protein MNANISILAEIPEDLHKSLKNYLDKHPNWDQDRVFAAALSLFLMQNGNHQPSNSSPNYQTCARIYLETLFQQ; this is encoded by the coding sequence ATGAACGCGAACATCAGCATCTTGGCAGAAATACCCGAAGATTTACACAAATCTCTGAAAAACTACCTCGACAAACATCCTAACTGGGATCAAGACAGGGTATTTGCAGCCGCCCTCTCTTTGTTTTTAATGCAAAACGGCAACCATCAACCCTCTAACTCATCGCCAAACTATCAAACCTGCGCCCGTATTTATCTAGAAACCCTCTTTCAGCAGTAG
- the pth gene encoding aminoacyl-tRNA hydrolase, whose protein sequence is MTEEIQTPNLVIPKLIVGLGNPEPKYDQTRHNIGFEAVDALAKLWQVSWSENKRFQGLFAEARFRGEKVYLLKPLTYMNRSGKSVRAVYDWYKLSPESVFVIYDDLALPVGRLRLRLSGSAGGHNGMKSIISHLGSQDFPRLRVGIGEAAGEKDTVAHVLGKFSPGEKKVIAEVLNLVVDATELSLKQGVEKAMSLYNGRSVE, encoded by the coding sequence ATGACTGAAGAAATACAAACTCCTAACTTAGTTATTCCTAAACTAATTGTTGGCTTAGGCAACCCGGAACCAAAATACGACCAAACCAGACACAATATTGGCTTTGAAGCTGTTGATGCTTTGGCGAAATTGTGGCAGGTTTCCTGGAGCGAAAATAAGCGTTTTCAAGGATTATTTGCCGAAGCTAGATTTCGCGGAGAAAAAGTTTATTTGCTCAAACCCCTTACTTATATGAATCGTTCGGGAAAGTCGGTGCGGGCTGTATACGATTGGTATAAGTTGTCCCCAGAGTCGGTATTCGTTATTTATGACGATTTGGCTTTACCTGTGGGGCGGTTACGGTTGCGGCTTTCGGGTTCGGCTGGGGGACATAATGGGATGAAATCAATTATTTCTCATTTGGGGAGTCAAGATTTTCCTCGTTTGCGAGTTGGTATTGGTGAAGCTGCTGGAGAAAAGGATACAGTTGCTCATGTTTTGGGTAAGTTTTCGCCTGGGGAAAAGAAGGTAATTGCGGAAGTTCTTAATTTGGTGGTTGATGCGACTGAGTTGAGTTTGAAGCAAGGGGTGGAGAAGGCGATGAGTTTGTACAATGGTCGCAGCGTCGAGTGA
- a CDS encoding four helix bundle protein: MEDKGFESLEFYQDSLKLLQAAYRLADNLPHHERYNLSDQLRRSACSILLNIAEGYGRYHYLDRLRFLYTARGSFAETMSAFIIAENLGYCTKEQLNWVSQLKTQIERNLNGYCRFVRSQQQGSEEYGDRYLKD, encoded by the coding sequence ATGGAAGATAAAGGTTTTGAGAGTTTGGAGTTTTACCAAGATAGCTTAAAATTGCTCCAGGCAGCTTATCGGTTAGCCGATAATTTACCCCATCACGAACGCTACAATTTAAGCGATCAACTACGGCGATCGGCTTGCAGTATTTTACTGAATATTGCCGAAGGTTATGGACGGTATCATTATCTCGATCGCTTACGTTTCCTTTATACTGCTCGTGGTTCCTTTGCAGAAACAATGAGTGCTTTTATAATTGCAGAAAACCTGGGATATTGCACTAAAGAGCAATTGAACTGGGTCAGCCAGCTTAAAACCCAAATTGAAAGAAATCTTAACGGTTATTGTCGTTTTGTTCGTTCACAACAGCAGGGTAGTGAGGAATACGGCGATCGCTATTTAAAAGATTAA
- the hemG gene encoding protoporphyrinogen oxidase produces MLDTLIIGAGISGLSLAHNLKQNQKQILVTESQGRVGGNITSNQAGEFLWEEGPNSFAPNPALLKLAVDVGLKDDLVLADRKLPRYVYWQGKLIPVPMSPPAAITTNLLSTSGKLRALFGALGFVPPLVGKPEEETVAEFFQRHLGAEVTNRLVSPFVSGVYAGDVNQLSAQSAFARMVNLVDVGGGLLAGAILSRRGKPKPKPDPNLPQTKPGELGSFREGLQMLPQAIASRLGDAVKLNWTLNELRRTPEQNYLATFDTPAGQQQIETRSIVLTVPAYVAANLLQPLQEKVSQALREISYPPVACVVVSYPKNAFKRPLDGFGNLIPRGQGVRTLGTIWSSTLFPGRTPEGWQMLTNFIGGATDLEIGELEEEAIAQAVQKDLSKILVKPEVSPKVLAVHLWKRAIPQYNLGHQQRLATIFAGLEELPGLFLSGNYLDGVSLGDCVRRGMEKATEVEDYLAVN; encoded by the coding sequence GTGCTAGATACTTTAATTATCGGAGCGGGAATTAGCGGTTTAAGCCTCGCTCATAACTTAAAACAAAACCAAAAACAGATTTTAGTCACCGAAAGCCAAGGGCGAGTTGGTGGGAATATTACTAGCAATCAAGCAGGTGAATTTCTCTGGGAAGAAGGTCCGAATAGTTTTGCACCCAACCCAGCCCTGTTGAAACTAGCAGTAGATGTCGGGTTAAAAGATGACTTAGTTTTAGCCGATCGCAAATTACCTCGTTATGTCTACTGGCAAGGTAAACTAATTCCAGTACCGATGAGTCCCCCAGCCGCGATTACTACCAATTTACTGAGTACGTCGGGAAAACTGCGGGCTTTGTTCGGTGCATTAGGTTTTGTACCTCCACTCGTCGGGAAACCAGAGGAAGAAACCGTAGCTGAGTTTTTCCAGCGTCATTTAGGTGCAGAAGTCACCAACAGGTTAGTATCTCCCTTTGTTTCGGGAGTTTATGCAGGGGATGTAAATCAACTCAGCGCCCAATCTGCCTTTGCGCGTATGGTTAACCTGGTTGATGTTGGTGGTGGTTTACTAGCAGGGGCGATACTTTCTAGACGAGGAAAACCCAAACCCAAACCAGATCCTAACCTTCCTCAAACCAAACCGGGCGAATTAGGTTCTTTTCGCGAAGGTTTGCAAATGTTACCCCAAGCTATAGCGTCTCGCTTAGGGGATGCAGTGAAACTGAATTGGACTTTAAACGAATTACGTCGTACTCCCGAGCAAAATTACCTCGCTACGTTTGACACTCCCGCAGGACAACAGCAAATCGAAACTCGCTCAATTGTCCTGACTGTACCAGCTTACGTCGCCGCTAACTTGTTACAACCGCTTCAAGAAAAAGTTAGTCAGGCTTTAAGAGAAATTTCTTATCCGCCCGTCGCTTGTGTGGTGGTATCCTATCCGAAAAATGCTTTCAAACGCCCCTTAGATGGCTTTGGTAACTTGATTCCGCGAGGACAGGGTGTTCGTACCCTCGGCACAATTTGGTCGTCTACGCTCTTTCCAGGGCGCACTCCGGAAGGGTGGCAAATGTTGACAAATTTCATTGGTGGTGCTACCGATTTAGAAATTGGCGAACTGGAGGAAGAGGCGATCGCGCAAGCAGTCCAGAAAGATTTAAGTAAGATTTTAGTTAAGCCAGAAGTGTCACCAAAAGTCTTGGCTGTGCATTTATGGAAGCGAGCAATTCCTCAGTATAATTTAGGACATCAGCAGCGATTAGCCACAATTTTTGCGGGATTAGAAGAATTGCCCGGATTATTTTTATCTGGTAATTATTTAGATGGCGTATCTTTAGGTGACTGCGTGCGTCGCGGCATGGAAAAAGCCACTGAGGTAGAAGATTATTTAGCCGTTAATTGA
- a CDS encoding HD family phosphohydrolase, with protein MAASNFPIIEIEGEEFISASDEQAELIEQLLAIGTALSSTQDLEEILQLILSKSREITSSDAGSVYLLDKTDAIPKLLFKASQNDSLSNASFREFAVPLTPKSLAGYVALTGKTLNIPDAQNLLPNLPYQLDRSFDRSFSYRTRSVLVLPMQDAEGEIIGVLQLINRKRRSDIIVTPENALEVIQPYSEWEERILRSLASLAAISIERNILQDSIENLFESFVRASVEIIERRDPTTSGHSERVAKLTVALTQEINSIANGSLGLMKFSDRQIQEIRYAALLHDFGKVCVPETILNKRQKLYPEQLQVIRQRFALVQRTLERECAEKKFQYLLNNQFPQPHNLSDNCPHCQQIRQLDTNLAATIEKLNHFWELLIQLNEPQPLKNQEITALSEEVVASLTALLQYTYQDIDGKTKPLVTPEEMEQLLVPFGNLTISERQAIEAHVTYSYEFLNRIPWTKQLENIPIIAYRHHEKLDGSGYPLGLTTSEIPLQTQILTIADIYDALTAADRPYKRPLAVDIVLKILHEEASKNKINFDLVQLFEQRQVYQILGHQL; from the coding sequence ATGGCTGCATCTAACTTTCCTATTATAGAAATTGAAGGTGAGGAATTTATTTCTGCATCTGACGAACAAGCAGAACTCATTGAGCAACTCTTAGCAATTGGGACAGCACTTTCGAGTACCCAAGATTTAGAAGAAATTCTACAGCTAATTTTATCTAAGAGTAGAGAAATAACCTCTAGCGATGCAGGTAGCGTTTATTTACTTGACAAAACTGATGCTATTCCCAAATTATTGTTTAAAGCATCGCAAAACGATTCACTCAGTAATGCTTCTTTTCGGGAATTTGCTGTACCTCTGACACCAAAAAGTTTAGCCGGATACGTGGCGCTGACTGGAAAAACTTTAAACATCCCCGATGCCCAAAATTTATTACCTAATCTACCTTATCAATTAGACCGTAGTTTCGATCGCAGTTTTTCTTATCGTACTCGTTCTGTGTTAGTCTTGCCGATGCAAGATGCAGAAGGCGAAATTATTGGCGTACTTCAACTAATTAACCGCAAACGGAGATCGGACATTATCGTTACTCCCGAAAATGCTCTCGAAGTAATACAGCCTTATTCCGAATGGGAAGAAAGAATTCTGCGATCGCTAGCCTCTCTCGCCGCTATTTCCATTGAAAGAAATATACTTCAAGATAGTATTGAAAATCTCTTTGAAAGTTTTGTCCGTGCTTCAGTCGAAATTATCGAACGCCGCGATCCTACTACTTCGGGACATTCTGAAAGAGTCGCTAAATTAACTGTAGCCCTAACCCAAGAAATAAATAGTATCGCCAACGGCAGTCTGGGATTGATGAAATTCAGCGATCGCCAAATTCAAGAAATTCGCTATGCTGCTCTTTTACACGATTTTGGCAAAGTTTGCGTTCCCGAAACAATTCTCAACAAACGCCAAAAACTTTACCCAGAACAACTCCAAGTCATTCGTCAGCGCTTTGCTCTCGTCCAGCGTACCTTAGAAAGAGAATGTGCCGAAAAAAAATTCCAGTATCTACTGAATAATCAATTTCCCCAGCCTCACAATCTTAGCGATAATTGTCCTCACTGCCAACAAATAAGACAATTAGATACCAACTTAGCCGCCACGATCGAAAAATTAAATCATTTCTGGGAATTATTAATCCAACTCAACGAACCACAACCATTAAAAAATCAAGAAATTACCGCTTTGAGCGAAGAAGTAGTCGCTTCCCTAACAGCCCTTTTGCAATACACCTATCAAGACATTGATGGTAAAACTAAACCTCTGGTTACACCCGAAGAAATGGAACAACTGTTAGTTCCTTTTGGTAATTTAACCATCTCCGAGCGTCAAGCGATCGAAGCTCACGTTACCTACTCCTACGAATTTCTGAACCGCATTCCTTGGACAAAACAGCTTGAAAATATCCCGATTATCGCCTACAGACACCACGAAAAACTCGATGGTAGCGGCTATCCTCTCGGTTTGACAACTTCCGAAATTCCTTTACAAACGCAAATTCTCACCATCGCTGATATTTACGACGCTCTCACTGCCGCCGATCGCCCTTATAAGCGCCCTTTAGCTGTCGATATCGTCCTGAAAATTTTACACGAAGAAGCTAGCAAAAACAAAATCAACTTTGATTTAGTGCAACTCTTCGAGCAACGACAAGTTTATCAAATTCTCGGACACCAACTATAG
- a CDS encoding DUF3082 domain-containing protein produces MSNPEEQTKTKSLETVTSNVGPGRCLVGSLISGGFGFALYSLTSAIAQTFADKPIASTNPTAISISVAVRTLVVGVAALGTGVFALVAVGLIALAIQLFLEQSKKPTADEN; encoded by the coding sequence ATGTCTAATCCTGAAGAACAAACAAAAACTAAATCTTTAGAAACCGTGACTTCCAATGTCGGTCCCGGACGCTGTTTGGTAGGTTCCTTGATTTCCGGCGGTTTCGGCTTTGCTTTATATTCGTTAACCTCGGCGATCGCGCAAACTTTTGCTGATAAACCGATCGCTTCTACCAATCCTACTGCAATTAGTATCTCGGTGGCGGTTCGTACTTTGGTTGTTGGTGTAGCAGCTTTGGGAACTGGTGTATTTGCTTTAGTTGCTGTTGGTTTGATTGCGTTAGCTATCCAATTATTTCTTGAACAGTCGAAGAAACCAACAGCAGACGAAAATTAG